One Halomonas sp. M4R1S46 genomic window carries:
- a CDS encoding SDR family NAD(P)-dependent oxidoreductase, whose translation MQVKDNTFLITGAASGLGAATAERLVAAGGRVVLCDLSEAVETHAETLGEAARAVRGDVTSADDIQAAVYAAVALGGERGLAGVVHCAGVVSVAKLLDREGNPADLEAYARTVQINLVGTFNVMRLASAAMAGNAAGEDGERGVIINTASVAAFDGQVGQCAYSASKAGVVGMSLPAARELSRHGIRVMAIAPGVFETPMMGDIPEDAVAALSAAVPFPKRLGRPDEFARLAEQIVTNPMLNGEVIRLDGGIRMQ comes from the coding sequence ATGCAAGTGAAGGACAACACCTTTCTGATCACCGGCGCCGCCTCCGGACTGGGGGCGGCCACCGCCGAGCGCCTGGTCGCCGCCGGCGGCCGGGTGGTGCTGTGCGACCTCAGCGAGGCCGTCGAGACCCATGCCGAGACCCTCGGCGAGGCCGCCCGGGCGGTGCGCGGCGACGTCACCTCCGCCGACGACATCCAGGCTGCCGTGTACGCCGCGGTGGCCCTCGGCGGCGAGCGGGGCCTGGCCGGAGTGGTGCACTGTGCCGGGGTGGTCAGCGTGGCCAAGCTGCTCGACCGCGAGGGCAACCCCGCGGACCTCGAGGCCTATGCACGCACCGTCCAGATCAACCTGGTGGGGACCTTCAACGTCATGCGCCTGGCCTCGGCGGCCATGGCCGGCAACGCCGCCGGCGAGGACGGCGAGCGCGGCGTGATCATCAACACCGCCTCGGTGGCCGCCTTCGACGGCCAGGTGGGGCAGTGTGCCTACAGTGCCTCCAAGGCCGGCGTGGTGGGCATGAGCCTGCCGGCGGCCCGGGAACTCTCGCGGCACGGCATCCGGGTCATGGCCATCGCCCCGGGCGTCTTCGAGACGCCGATGATGGGCGATATCCCCGAGGACGCCGTGGCCGCGCTCTCGGCCGCGGTGCCCTTTCCCAAGCGGCTGGGCAGGCCCGACGAGTTCGCCCGGCTGGCCGAGCAGATCGTCACCAACCCGATGCTCAACGGCGAGGTGATCCGCCTGGACGGCGGCATTCGCATGCAATGA
- a CDS encoding AMP-binding protein: MSTPATLPAYSAYRERFAVDDVIARLDDHRDGKLNAFEACCGRHLREGRGEVPALVHEDPQGRVTTLSYAELAAESEKLAGWFAERGLGEGDRIACMLPRSPQLLIAMLASWRIGAVYQPLFTAFGPDSVDYRLGRAATRLVITDHANRYKFDGLTQCPPVLAVGGPDAEHREDQDWAAALGHAPLATAPPRQSPDAAFLQMFTSGTVGKPKGVAVQLSAMPAFAIYMELAIGLEPSDRFWNMADPGWAYGLYYAIAGPLLLGVATHFCEAGFSAEGALAFMQRHRITNFAAAPTAYRLMKASGLFDDAHRTLSLRRASSAGEPLNTEVVSWVESALGCPVMDHYGQTETGMTCCNHHALDHPKHIGGMGVPMPGYRLAILDAEYRELPPGEPGVLAVDIARSPAHFFAGYTWQEKHPCAEGYYLTGDVVMRNEDGTFQFAGRDDDIITTAGYRVGPTDVENSVLTHPAVAESAAVGQPDEIRGEVIKAYVVLREGFEASDELADEIRRQVRERLSTHAFPRVIEFVDALPKTPSGKIQRFKLRADAADKAAPETAQ, from the coding sequence ATGAGCACACCCGCGACCCTTCCCGCGTATTCCGCCTATCGCGAACGCTTTGCCGTCGATGACGTCATCGCCCGCCTCGATGACCACCGGGACGGCAAGCTCAACGCCTTCGAGGCCTGCTGTGGCCGCCACCTGCGCGAGGGGCGCGGCGAGGTGCCGGCCCTGGTGCACGAAGACCCCCAGGGTCGGGTCACCACCCTGAGCTATGCCGAGCTCGCCGCCGAGAGCGAGAAGCTCGCCGGCTGGTTCGCCGAGCGTGGTCTGGGGGAGGGCGACCGCATCGCCTGCATGCTGCCCCGCTCGCCGCAGTTGCTGATCGCCATGCTGGCCAGCTGGCGCATCGGCGCGGTCTACCAGCCGCTGTTCACCGCCTTCGGCCCCGATTCCGTGGACTACCGCCTGGGTCGCGCCGCCACCCGGCTGGTGATCACCGATCACGCCAACCGTTACAAGTTCGACGGCCTCACGCAGTGCCCGCCGGTGCTCGCCGTGGGCGGCCCGGACGCCGAACACCGCGAGGACCAGGACTGGGCCGCGGCCCTTGGCCATGCGCCGCTCGCGACCGCGCCGCCGCGCCAGTCCCCGGACGCCGCCTTCCTGCAGATGTTCACCTCGGGCACCGTGGGCAAGCCCAAGGGCGTGGCCGTCCAGCTCTCGGCGATGCCGGCCTTCGCGATCTACATGGAGCTGGCGATCGGCCTGGAGCCCAGCGACCGTTTCTGGAACATGGCCGATCCCGGCTGGGCCTACGGCCTCTACTACGCCATCGCCGGGCCGCTGCTGCTGGGCGTGGCCACTCACTTCTGCGAGGCCGGCTTCAGCGCCGAGGGCGCGCTGGCCTTCATGCAGCGGCACCGCATCACCAACTTCGCCGCCGCGCCCACCGCCTACCGGCTGATGAAGGCCTCCGGGCTGTTCGACGATGCCCACCGGACGCTGTCGCTGCGTCGCGCCAGCTCCGCCGGCGAGCCCCTCAACACCGAGGTGGTCAGCTGGGTGGAGAGCGCCCTGGGCTGCCCGGTGATGGATCACTACGGCCAGACCGAGACCGGCATGACCTGCTGCAATCACCATGCCCTCGACCACCCCAAGCACATCGGCGGCATGGGCGTGCCGATGCCCGGCTATCGCCTGGCGATCCTCGACGCCGAATATCGGGAGCTGCCTCCGGGCGAGCCCGGCGTGCTGGCCGTGGACATCGCCCGCTCTCCGGCGCACTTCTTCGCCGGCTACACTTGGCAGGAGAAGCATCCCTGCGCCGAGGGCTACTACCTCACCGGAGACGTGGTGATGCGCAACGAGGACGGCACCTTCCAGTTCGCCGGCCGCGACGACGACATCATCACCACCGCCGGTTACCGGGTCGGCCCCACCGACGTGGAGAACTCCGTGCTGACCCACCCGGCCGTGGCCGAATCCGCCGCGGTGGGTCAGCCCGACGAGATCCGTGGCGAGGTGATCAAGGCCTACGTGGTGCTGCGCGAGGGCTTCGAGGCCAGCGACGAGCTGGCCGACGAGATCCGCCGGCAGGTCCGCGAGCGACTGTCCACCCATGCCTTCCCCAGGGTGATCGAGTTCGTCGACGCCCTGCCCAAGACACCCAGCGGCAAGATCCAGCGCTTCAAGCTGCGCGCGGATGCCGCCGACAAGGCGGCACCCGAGACTGCCCAATGA
- a CDS encoding TetR/AcrR family transcriptional regulator, producing MNDSPRRKELTRQAAQLFVQEGFDRTTVRMLAQEMGIKSGSLFHHFRDKQEILAAVIEEGTENALVIARQALDQCDSNPEARLHAMARAHLETLLTDRNAHVVALYEWRRLAPEARDHLGHLRDAYEALWEEVLDEALAAGLIRGDRFLVSRFVMGALNWTVRWYDPHGERSPEDLARELIAMITHPAR from the coding sequence ATGAATGACTCGCCTCGCCGCAAGGAACTGACGCGTCAGGCCGCCCAGTTGTTCGTCCAGGAGGGCTTCGATCGCACCACCGTGCGCATGCTCGCCCAGGAGATGGGCATCAAGTCCGGCAGCCTCTTCCACCACTTCCGCGACAAGCAGGAGATCCTCGCCGCGGTGATCGAGGAGGGTACCGAGAATGCCCTGGTGATCGCCCGGCAGGCCCTCGACCAGTGCGACAGCAACCCCGAGGCGAGGTTGCATGCCATGGCCCGGGCACATCTGGAGACCCTGCTGACCGACCGCAACGCCCACGTGGTCGCCCTCTACGAATGGCGACGCCTGGCCCCCGAGGCACGGGACCATCTGGGCCACCTGCGGGATGCCTATGAGGCGCTGTGGGAGGAGGTGCTCGACGAGGCCCTGGCCGCCGGCCTGATCCGGGGGGACCGTTTCCTGGTCTCGCGCTTCGTGATGGGAGCGCTCAACTGGACGGTGCGCTGGTACGATCCCCATGGCGAACGCTCTCCCGAGGACCTCGCCCGGGAACTCATCGCCATGATCACCCATCCCGCCCGCTGA
- a CDS encoding acetyl-CoA C-acyltransferase gives MSQSNDIVFLSATRTPMGGMLGSLSSITAPELAATAIRAAIERAGIEAAAIDEGILGCVLPAGVKQGPARQAMRQAGIPDGIGATTVNKLCGSGMKATMLAHDLIRAGSGEILLAGGMESMSNAPHVLAKARTGYRLGHGQLLDHMFLDGLEDAETGKLMGGFAQEIATRRDYSRERLDDFAIASLERAMEATNAGHLDAEMAPVTVSGRQGDSRVEHDEQPFQARLDKIRSLRPAFAKDGTITAANSSSISDGASALILASQAAADRVGATPMARMLGHSTHSRHPSEFTIAPVGAIDKLMKRLGWGVDDVDLFEINEAFAVVTLMAMDDLGLPHDKVNVFGGACAQGHPIGSTGSRIIATLIHALRTKGGKRGIASLCIGGGEATAVAVELVD, from the coding sequence ATGAGCCAGTCCAACGATATCGTTTTCCTCTCCGCGACGCGGACCCCCATGGGCGGCATGCTGGGCAGCCTGTCCAGCATCACCGCGCCGGAACTCGCGGCCACGGCGATCCGCGCCGCCATCGAGCGGGCCGGCATCGAGGCCGCCGCCATCGACGAGGGCATCCTGGGCTGCGTGCTGCCCGCCGGCGTCAAGCAGGGGCCCGCCCGTCAGGCGATGCGTCAGGCCGGCATCCCCGATGGCATCGGCGCCACCACCGTCAACAAGCTGTGCGGCTCCGGCATGAAGGCCACCATGCTGGCCCACGACCTGATCCGCGCCGGCTCCGGCGAGATCCTGCTGGCCGGCGGCATGGAGTCCATGTCCAATGCCCCCCATGTGCTGGCCAAGGCCCGCACCGGCTACCGGCTGGGCCATGGCCAGCTGCTGGACCACATGTTCCTCGATGGCCTGGAGGATGCCGAGACCGGCAAGCTGATGGGCGGCTTCGCCCAGGAAATCGCCACCCGACGCGACTACAGCCGCGAGCGCCTCGATGACTTCGCGATCGCCTCGCTGGAGCGCGCCATGGAGGCCACCAACGCCGGCCACCTCGACGCCGAGATGGCTCCGGTGACCGTCTCCGGCCGACAGGGCGACAGCCGGGTGGAACATGACGAGCAGCCCTTCCAGGCCAGGCTCGACAAGATTCGCTCGCTGCGTCCGGCCTTCGCCAAGGATGGCACCATCACCGCCGCCAACTCGAGCTCGATCTCCGACGGCGCCTCGGCGCTGATCCTGGCCAGCCAGGCGGCGGCGGACCGGGTCGGCGCCACGCCCATGGCGCGCATGCTGGGCCACAGCACCCACTCGCGTCACCCGAGCGAGTTCACCATCGCCCCCGTGGGCGCCATCGACAAGCTGATGAAGCGCCTCGGCTGGGGGGTCGACGACGTCGACCTGTTCGAGATCAACGAGGCCTTCGCCGTGGTTACCCTGATGGCCATGGACGACCTGGGGCTGCCCCATGACAAGGTCAACGTCTTCGGCGGCGCCTGCGCCCAGGGTCATCCCATCGGCTCCACCGGTTCGCGGATCATCGCCACGCTGATCCACGCCCTGCGCACCAAGGGCGGCAAGCGCGGCATCGCCAGCCTGTGCATCGGTGGCGGCGAGGCCACGGCGGTAGCCGTGGAACTGGTCGACTAA
- a CDS encoding ABC transporter permease: MQVIELAWWQLGLAALLVVALAGCTVAGRLGMGRTLLIAAGRTVIQLALVGLVLEVLFASARLHWVVLMAVAMLLIAGREVVARQKRRLLGGWAFGIGTLAMFLSSFSVAVLTLTVIIGPEPWYRPQYAIPLLGMMLGNTMTGVALALDRLTEGTWQQRAVIENRLMLGQTWREAIGDIRREAMRSGLMPVVNAMAAAGVVSLPGMMTGQILAGTAPALAVKYQILIMFTITLGTGFGTLVAVALASRRLFDDRERLRPDRLAAPRK, encoded by the coding sequence ATGCAAGTGATCGAACTCGCCTGGTGGCAACTGGGCCTGGCCGCGCTGCTGGTGGTGGCGCTCGCCGGTTGCACGGTGGCCGGGCGGCTGGGGATGGGCCGCACGCTGCTGATCGCGGCGGGACGTACGGTGATCCAACTGGCCCTGGTCGGGCTGGTGCTCGAGGTGCTGTTCGCCTCGGCGCGGCTGCACTGGGTGGTACTGATGGCCGTGGCGATGCTGTTGATCGCCGGCCGCGAGGTCGTGGCCCGCCAGAAACGCCGCCTGCTCGGCGGCTGGGCCTTCGGCATCGGCACCCTGGCGATGTTCCTGTCCTCCTTCAGCGTGGCGGTGCTGACCCTGACGGTGATCATCGGCCCCGAGCCCTGGTACCGCCCCCAGTATGCCATTCCGCTGCTGGGCATGATGCTCGGCAATACCATGACCGGCGTGGCCCTGGCCCTGGACCGCCTCACCGAGGGCACCTGGCAGCAGCGGGCGGTGATCGAGAATCGCCTGATGCTCGGCCAGACCTGGCGGGAGGCCATCGGCGACATTCGCCGCGAGGCGATGCGCAGCGGGCTGATGCCGGTGGTCAATGCCATGGCTGCCGCCGGGGTGGTCAGCCTGCCGGGCATGATGACCGGTCAGATCCTGGCCGGCACCGCGCCGGCGCTGGCGGTGAAGTACCAGATCCTGATCATGTTCACCATCACCCTGGGCACGGGCTTCGGCACCCTGGTCGCGGTGGCCCTGGCCAGTCGGCGGCTGTTCGATGATCGCGAGCGGCTGCGCCCCGATCGCCTGGCGGCGCCCCGCAAATGA
- a CDS encoding ATP-binding cassette domain-containing protein — MTAQPPLCLDELTVGDLQPVSLCVAPGEVLCLAGPSGVGKSRLLRAIADLEPHGGAVTLGELAQADLPGHAWRRRVMLVPAESQWWAERVGDHFPAADDRGLSALGLTPAVLDWPVGRLSSGEKQRLALLRALTRGPSVLLLDEPTANLDDATTRRVEAWLMARIRDGGWPVIWVAHDPAQIARVATRRGCLAGGRLVEEAPAPCK; from the coding sequence ATGACCGCCCAGCCGCCCCTGTGCCTCGACGAGCTCACCGTCGGCGACCTGCAGCCGGTCTCGCTGTGCGTGGCCCCCGGGGAGGTGCTGTGTCTCGCCGGCCCCAGCGGGGTGGGCAAGAGCCGGCTGCTGCGGGCCATCGCCGACCTGGAGCCCCATGGGGGAGCGGTCACCCTGGGCGAGCTGGCCCAGGCCGACCTCCCGGGCCATGCATGGCGCCGCCGGGTGATGCTGGTGCCGGCGGAGAGCCAGTGGTGGGCCGAGCGGGTGGGCGATCACTTCCCCGCGGCGGATGATCGGGGCCTGTCGGCCCTGGGCCTGACGCCGGCGGTGCTCGACTGGCCGGTGGGCCGTCTGTCGTCCGGCGAGAAACAGCGCCTGGCACTGCTGCGGGCCCTGACCCGAGGCCCTTCGGTGCTGCTGCTGGACGAGCCCACGGCCAACCTGGACGACGCCACCACCCGCCGGGTGGAGGCCTGGCTGATGGCTCGCATCCGTGACGGGGGCTGGCCGGTGATCTGGGTCGCCCATGACCCGGCGCAGATCGCCCGGGTCGCCACACGGCGGGGGTGCCTCGCGGGGGGGCGACTGGTCGAGGAGGCCCCGGCGCCATGCAAGTGA